In the genome of Microcoleus vaginatus PCC 9802, the window TTTCCAGCCTGCGATTAACTTCATCGTCTAAGGTCATATTTTCTAATTCTGCCTGAAGTCTTTCTTGGGGATTCTCAGATAGCTCTGCTAAAGCTTGCTGTTTGAGGTTGTGGCCGTGGACGGCGTTTTTGGCTTGCTCAAATTGCGATCGAGCTGAATCAATACTGAGGTCGTTGTGGACTTTGGATATGGCTCGGAGGGCTTCGTTAATCTCGGCCATATCTTTCATATTTTGCATATCGGTTTTGTACGCTTCCAGCTTCATCCGTTCTCGATTTAGCTTGTCTTTGGAAGCGTTCACAAACTGTTCGGCTTGTTTTACTTGAGCTTCTAACTGCGGCAGAATTTGTTCTGTCTGAATTACCTTCGCCATTGCCAAGCGGGCTGCTTCTTCGTTGCCGTGGCGCTTGGCTGTGATGACTTGGCGTTCTACGGTTTGCATTTCCCTAACTTTTTCTTCATATTTCGTTTTGGCGCGCTGGTAGGCTGCAACTTGGGTGGAGACTGCTGCTGCCAATTTTTGTACGGATTCTTGCATGGATCGCAGCGACTCTTCGGCTAC includes:
- a CDS encoding PspA/IM30 family protein; this encodes MKKVLYWLMGDKAGRTIVGAWNWMWGLPVESGGKVSVAVAEESLRSMQESVQKLAAAVSTQVAAYQRAKTKYEEKVREMQTVERQVITAKRHGNEEAARLAMAKVIQTEQILPQLEAQVKQAEQFVNASKDKLNRERMKLEAYKTDMQNMKDMAEINEALRAISKVHNDLSIDSARSQFEQAKNAVHGHNLKQQALAELSENPQERLQAELENMTLDDEVNRRLEMLDDSNNKELPS